Below is a genomic region from Thunnus albacares chromosome 4, fThuAlb1.1, whole genome shotgun sequence.
CACTATCAGCTCTccattaaaggcaaaaaatgcccaaaaacatatctttaaacaataaaaaagatttaGATTTACATTAGAGTAAAGGCTGGGGTCAATGAGAGTCTTCACATACATAGAAAGACAAACGTGTATCTGTGTGTCATTCACAGACCTTCTGCTTCTCCCTCAGTGTGTCCAGCTCATATTGTCTCTGCAGCATCTCCCTCTCCAGTtccactctcctctcttcctcctcctcttcctctctcctcctcgcTTCCTCTCGCTCCCTCTGCCGCCGCCGCTCCTCCACCTGGGCCTCAATTGCtcgctggaggaggaggaggaggatgagagacagtaaaatatttagaaaGCCAACCAATAAAATCTGTGTGGACTCCTcgtctccctcctcttcttacctgctgctccagctgtttgagcctcctcctctctctctcctctatctGGATGGGGTCCAACAGGGCGGTCATGGTCCTCAGGTAGctgacaaaacaacatttactCTTATACGATGCACATATAGACAAGTGACGAATTAAAGGAATATCCTGAATAAATGAGCGGAAAACAAATACTTCCATACTGGAAAGTTCTCTGGATTTGTCATTAATCTGTATGTAGATAGAAAAGCTATTACACACACCGCAAAACAAACTTCTGGGTGGACTGAAGTAAGACGAGGCTATTTTTTTTGTGTAGCACCTTTCACCAACAACAGAAATTCATGCAGGTTTTTTTATAGACTTTCTACCTTCCTCGTGGTCTTTCACTCCTCCCCTCCTACCTGGTTCTGGTCGGGTATCCGCTGGTCATGTCCACGCTGGCTCCTCCTACGCTCTCTGCTCCACAGCTGCTTGTGGCGTCCCAGACCAGGGACAGGCTGGAGGACGGGTCCCACTCCCCTCGCTCGGAGCCACCGTGCGGGGCCGGAGGTGGAGCCGACGGAGCCGACGGAGCCGTGGTCTGGACAGGAAGTCTCCTCTGCAGAGAGTCGAAGTGCGCGGCCCAGAGCTCGTGGTCCTCCGTCTGCAGAGACACCGCGAACGGAAAGACCAGATCATCACGTGTCAGTATGAACACGGAATACAGTAGAACATCAACATGAATCATGATAAATGACTGCAGCTGTCTggtttctactgtgtctctactctacctgtctggtttctactgtgtctctactctacctgtctggtttctattgtgtctctactctacctgtctggtttctactgtgtctctactctacctgtctggtttctactgtgtctctactctacctgtctggtttctactgtgtctctactctacctgtctggtttctactgtgtctctactctacctgtctggtttctattgtgtctctactctacctgtctggtttctactgtgtctctactctacctgtctggtttctactgtgtctctactctacctgtctggtttctactgtgtctctactctacctgtctggtttctattgtgtctctactctacctgtctggtttctactgtgtctctactctacctgtctggtttctattgtgtctctactctacctgtctggtttctactgtgtctctactctacctgtctggtttctactgtgtctctactctacctgtctggtttctattgtgtctctactctacctgtctggtttctactgtgtctctactctacctgtcaggtttctactgtgtctctactctacctgtctggtttctattgtgtctctactctacctgtctggtttctactgtgtctctactctacctgtctggtttctacCGTGACTCTACTCTACCTGTCAggtttctactgtgtctctactctacctgtctggtttctattgtgtctctactctacctgtctggtttctactgtgtctctactctacctgtctggtttctattgtgtctctactctacctgtctggtttctactgtgtctctactctacctgtctggtttctactgtgtctctactctacctgtctggtttctattgtgtctctactctacctgtctggtttctacCGTGACTCTACTCTACCTGTCAggtttctactgtgtctctactctacctgtcaggtttctactgtgtctctactctacctgtctggtttctaccgtgtctctactctacctgtcaggtttctactgtgtctctactctacctgtctggtttctactgtgtctctactctacctgtctggtttctactgtgtctctactctacctgtcaggtttctactgtgtctctactctacctgtctggtttctactgtgtctctactctacctgtcaGGTTTCTACCGTGACTCTACTCTACCTGTCAGGTTTCTACCGTGactctactctacctgtctggtttctattgtgtctctactctacctgtctggtttctactgtgtctctactctacctgtctggtttctactgtgtctctactctacctgtctggtttctactgtgtctctactctacctgtctggtttctattgtgtctctactctacctgtctggtttctactgtgtctctactctacctgtctggtttctactgtgtctctactctacctgtcaGGTTTCTAttgtgtctctactctacctgtcaggtttctactgtgtctctactctacctgtctggtttctattgtgtctctactctacctgtctggtttctattgtgtctctactctacctgtctggtttctactgtgtctctactctacctgtctggtttctactgtgtctctactctacctgtctggtttctattgtgtctctactctacctgtctggtttctactgtgtctctactctacctgtcaggtttctactgtgtctctactctacctgtctggtttctattgtgtctctactctacctgtctggtttctactgtgtctctactctacctgtctggtttctacCGTGACTCTACTCTACCTGTCAggtttctactgtgtctctactctacctgtctggtttctattgtgtctctactctacctgtctggtttctactgtgtctctactctacctgtctggtttctattgtgtctctactctacctgtctggtttctactgtgtctctactctacctgtctggtttctactgtgtctctactctacctgtctggtttctattgtgtctctactctacctgtctggtttctacCGTGACTCTACTCTACCTGTCAggtttctactgtgtctctactctacctgtcaggtttctactgtgtctctactctacctgtctggtttctattgtgtctctactctacctgtctggtttctactgtgtctctactctacctgtctggtttctactgtgtctctactctacctgtctggtttctattgtgtctctactctacctgtctggtttctattgtgtctctactctacctgtctggtttctactgtgtctctactctacctgtctggtttctactgtgtctctactctacctgtctggtttctattgtgtctctactctacctgtctggtttctactgtgtctctactctacctgtcaggtttctactgtgtctctactctacctgtctggtttctattgtgtctctactctacctgtctggtttctactgtgtctctactctacctgtctggtttctacCGTGACTCTACTCTACCTGTCAggtttctactgtgtctctactctacctgtctggtttctattgtgtctctactctacctgtctggtttctactgtgtctctactctacctgtctggtttctattgtgtctctactctacctgtctggtttctactgtgtctctactctacctgtctggtttctactgtgtctctactctacctgtctggtttctattgtgtctctactctacctgtctggtttctacCGTGACTCTACTCTACCTGTCAggtttctactgtgtctctactctacctgtcaggtttctactgtgtctctactctacctgtctggtttctaccgtgtctctactctacctgtcaggtttctactgtgtctctactctacctgtctggtttctactgtgtctctactctacctgtctggtttctactgtgtctctactctacctgtcaggtttctactgtgtctctactctacctgtctggtttctactgtgtctctactctacctgtcaGGTTTCTACCGTGACTCTACTCTACCTGTCAGGTTTCTACCGTGACTCTACTCTACCTGTCAGGTTTCTACCGTGACTCTACTCTACCTGTCAggtttctactgtgtctctactctacctgtctggtttctactgtgtctctactctacctgtccggtttctactgtgtctctactgTACCTGGCTCTGCAGGACTTTCTCTCGTCTCCTGCGTTCAGTGGCCTCGTCTCTCTGTTGGTTCAGCTCCTCCAGCCAGcgtctcctctgctcctctctcctctccacactcaGCACCTCCTCCACTGGAGTGACctcctgcacacaaacacaacacagttcaGAGTTttggataaaattaaaaaaaaaaaaaatctttgtttttgtcatatttttgttttttgttgagaCAGTCAGACGTGTTCATTAAACACTTGTGTGACACCTGTGATTCACTTTGACTGAAGCATAAGAGCAAAATTCTCTTATTCCTAAATTCTTTGGATGAagaccaggaggaggaggaggaggaggaggaggaggaggaggaggaggaggaggaggaggaggaggaggaggaaaggctGCTCAGTGTGACAACGACTTTTATTAACAGGTCAGATTTACCCCGAGTCTGAGACTGGATCTGATGGCAGCAGGCTGCTCTCTGTGGCTCAACGAGCTCCGAACTGATAACACACTTTCTGTGTCCTCCTcaacctgaaacacacacacacacacacacacacacacacacacacacacacaaagattatGAAATACTTTAGAACAGGGAATAGGTTTCCAAGCTGTGTCAACGTTGGATCCAATCTGATCTCATGTCTTCTCGGGTTGCCAGGGGTTACAGGTTTGATGTTGTACAACATCATGTGTGTCGCTGTTTCGGTTTCCAACCTTTAGTTCAAATGACAACCtgatatttcactgaatataTCAGCgacatgttttgttgttgaatcTCCAGAAATGTTGCACCACATAGAAAGGACTGTTAGTGGTAAAAACAGACTATGACAAAGATAGAAAAGGTTACTACTACTAAAAATtccaaaatgtctttttttttgtgacatttttcgCTAAATTTGGATCAACGGCTATATGAAAACGAGGCGATTATCTTCACATTGCAGTATGAGGAACAGTTAGAGCtgttctgttgttgtgtgtaaATAAAGCTGCTGTGGAGCAGTTAAATGTTCTTGTTCCCacactgatgaaaaacaaaacagttgaaAACAGTAACTAACAACTAGCAACTAACAGAAACTCCGGAGTtcaaacatgaaacacatgacATACCTGCAGTCTGCCAGGAGCtgaacactgctgctgctgctgttgtttcagTGCCACCTGCtcatctaacacacacacacacacacacacacacacacacacacacacacacacacacacacacacacacacacacacacacacacacacacacacacaaaagatttCATTTGTCAGAATCGCTTTAATAAACTGCTGCACccaacagttatttttttaGTCTCAATTGTATCTTTTTTGATTGGTTAATTATTTCGGGCGTAAATGTCACAAATTATAGCAGTGAGTCCATTTATATCTGGCTGCTCAACCTCCCACACTAGTTCTGACTGACTGGGAATATTTGTGTGGGACACATTTAGAACAAGGTTGGAGTATGAAACGCCTTCATTATCTGTTAAGCATGTTTTGGCGACGGCCTggagacagaaaattaaaagcCATTAATCAAATGCAATAGTTTGTAGGCTCTAAACTTTGCTGTATTTAAAGCAGGATCAAATGATTTTTTCTGGCCACTCGGGGgcaaaagaaaaccttaacaagCTGGAAACACACCTCTGGCATATTATCACCTTGTAAAGTATAAAgcgaacatgttagcaaacagttgcatattttcacatccagcagctaCTAGATGTTctactttcttcaccagctggtcgctaactttgtctgtctgtcatttggtgctgggcaggaaGTGTTCaatgggtttatcagagctggTTTGCTGAAAACAAAGAGACTGAATcataaatgtgctgtaaaaacaaaactatgagCGAAAAGAGcctaaaaagctctgtagagctgcagagttggtgagAACTCTCTGTGGGTTCAGAACTACAGGTgtcacctttcacattacatgtaggCTTTTTAATTCCTTGTTGATATCAAAAatatgtctgtctgctgtttggtgcgGGACGATGGGCTTATCAGAGCTCGTTTGCTGCTGAAaacactgaaccaaaacagtaaatatgctataaaaccaaaactatgcCTGAAATGAGTCTAAAAAGCTCTGAAGAGCAGCAGCGTCGGGGAGACGTCTCTGGGGTTTGTTGCTATaattaatatgaatatgaattactggagcattaaaatgtttgtgtgtgtttacttagTTCTCTCCTCCACTGAGCCTTCTTGGCGTCCATGgcagctctgctctctgactGTCGCTCCTCCAGCCAGCTGAACAGACACCCAGACGACCTGAACAACAGTAGTAACAGTCTGCTTTTAACACTTTAGAAGTACGGaatacaaaaaaattaatttgctCACTATAGGAGCACAATGGACCTGACCTGCACTAATACTGCTGACATGTCTTAAACAATAGAAACAAATGAGTAAACTGAGCAACtaaattttgtgtaattttagtTGACTTAAGAGAAAACAAAGCTTATTTTGCTTCCTGTACAATTCCAATAGAGGACAGAGCCAGAGCAGCAGTAGACAGGACATCTACTAAATCATGCTGAACAACACTAAACatcttgttgtgttttattaataCTGTGAGGAAGTGGAACGTAGGTCTGGTCCTATTTtgtctgtgacctctgacccttaCTTCTGTTTGACTGTATTAAAGGTCATCTATAGAGATAAGTTTTCATGTTCATATTAGggatttctggcacaacttcactgCTTCCGAGGTGCATGGAGAGTGGAAAAAAGTCTGAAGAGGTCAAAACACCGACACTCATAAGCCTAAAACACACTGATctcacaataaagttgttcttcaaaCTTCAAGTGTGGAGTTTCGACCTCttcataaatgttttgtttatccAGAGGAACTCTGTTTTGTCAGCAGGACAAACATCTTGTTGAGGATGAGCTCCTCACCTGTTATCTTTATCCTGTGAGGCTCCTGTTGTATCAGTTACTCCTCCCTTCTGAatttcttcccctcctcctcctcctcctcctcctccatcttcctccttcatctctcctcctcctctatcaTTCGCTGAAGAGCCAGATTTTGAGTCCGTTTCATTTCctaataaagaaaaagacatgaaGTTGGGAGAGTCTAGTGTCCGATATGAATGGGCACCTTATCAATATAATTTTGTGGATTTCAGCCACTGTTGTCTGAGTTTATAATGTCCAGTAGTTCCCTCTGTGTCTTTCTCAATACTAACTTTCACTCACTCTCAGTACCGTTGGTCCTGTGGTCCTCTGGTGGGTGTTGGCCATTGCTGGAGGTCTGGACGGTGTTGAggatgtgctgcagctgctcacTGGTCAGACACACCACATTATCCTTCAGTCCTGTGTCCCCACTGGGCAGCGTGTCCTTTAGTCCCGCCTTTCCACCACTTCGATTCTGAAGCGCTCCTTTTTTCCCATTGGCTCTCCGGGATCCAACGGTGGAGCTCTGTTGGTGTCTGTCTGACTTCAccttcagcacacacacacacacacacagcagatgaatgtgCTGTCAAAAGAAGAGtcaagattaaaaaacaaagacagcatGAGATTTACCTTGGGTTCAGCTTTAGCACCGCctcctgctgtgtgatgctCCCGTGTTTTGGATGTTGTCAGAGTGGTGCTTTTTCCCCCGTCAGCAGTGGTGCTGGAGGTGAAGGAGGATGCTGCTCCTCCTGCCTTGACCCTGCGGTCTCTGTGCCTCCCTGCCTGCTGCCTGGCTGGACGCTCCACCTGCACCTCCTCAACACAGGACGGCTGCCTGGAGCTCAGGATGTTAGCTGCTCTGGGCCTGAAGGACAGCTGCTGTgtatgttaaattaaattatgtcAGACAAAACCATAAGAGGTAACACCCGGATTGTTTGAGTTTTCCTATCAGCATTTTTGCCAATTAGAAACATAAACCTGTGCTGTTTACTACAATCTGTGGACACCACGGTCCACTTACTTTTGGTCTGGTTCTGGGTTTTCCAGGTTTGGTTTTGGTCGCTTATTTCCAATGaagggaaatcttaatgctacagcatacgatgatattttagacaatagtgtCCTGGTGTCCAGTTACTAATTGAAgtggttttcccagtttggtgtgaaAGAGCTCGACTGGCCTTTACAGAGCCTTAACTTCgaccccatccaacacctttgagATGAGCTGGAACGCAGACTGTGAGCCAGACCTTATCAtctaacatcagtgttggacctcactaatgctcttgtggctgaatgggaacAAACCCCTGCAGCCAGGTCCCAACATTAATGTCCATGGTTTTTCGAAAGATAACTATCACATATAGCCTGAAtgttcaggtgtccacatacttttggacATATAGTGCATGTCTAGCTCATTGTCACATTGCAACACATTGCGTGTTTGTTCCATTTTAAGCTTCACTGATTTCCTGGAAGCCAGAATTAGTTtcaaaatgcaataaaagcAGCTAAGAGACAAAAATATGGAGtacattattttaatgtgcaCAATTACTGAGCTGTTTCCTAACATTTCTAATGAGACACTAATTTACAGTGAGGAAGTCTGTGAATTTAAGAAATTTAACCGATATGTGGTGGCACAGAACGTTTCTGCAGAGCAGGTCATATATTCCTATTTAGTCTTTAATGTGTAGAAATGCAGAATTGTAATGGCCAGGCTGTAAGATTCTTACCTTTACTGGATTCTTCTCAACACCTGCAGTGGAGGAAAGACGTAACAGTGAACAGCCATTAATATTACACatccacatgcacacagttcATATTCCCTGATACCATTGTTGGAGTGAAATAAAGTGATGCAGAAAACTGGTTTAGTCTCACAACTCAGGTGTAGAAAATCTATAACAAATTATTTACCTAACCTGTGTGGATATGAGGGTTGTGTGTTatcaaaatgaactgaaaactaTTAGTAAtcaactaaaaaaataaaacacaaactacCCTTGTTAAAGTTAAGCTGTTTAAAATAACAGTATGTGCAATATGTACATGTAATGAGCATGACAATGTTTTGcaaacatcaaaaatatataatttgaaGATTAAGTGTCATTGCATGgaaattacaaaatacaaaacagcacACTAATATCaaaatttattatcaaaattaCTAATTGATAATAATCAACAGTCGTTGACATATAGTATTTTAATTGACAGGACCTGATGTGAAGAGCAGATAAGTGAGTGAAGCTTCCCTGGACTACTAAAGATATAAAAAGCTGAAGCCTCTCACCATGACTGAGTACAATCAACTTGGGTTTTCCATTTTCAAGTTCAAACAGCAAGCCATCTCTGttcacaaagacacaaaatatcTGAGTGAAAAACAGATACATGAtaacataaaaaagtaaaaaccagACTGAACATGTTATTGTATTCTGTATTGTGTGTATAGTACAACAACTTTAAATGTCTCTAAATGTCTCCAATTGTCttatagtattttattttgttgatgtttttcctgcaaaaacactttttgtggGACAAAAATGAACTAAACTGAAGAGGCTGCTCAGTGGAAAAGTCCAAACATGGGATCAGAATCACAGAAACAGCCCCGAGTTAGTACTGGATTTGGTGGTCAGAGGTGGTGGAGGTCTCAATTATCCAAATCCTGATTGCTTGACAGTAGTTTGTCATGATGACATTGATGCAGAGACACAACAGTACATATTGTATCAAGTTGCCAGGTAATTACAGTACATAGTGTCACAGGTGCAGATGCAGCACAACAAAACTCAAACACTATGTAACCACAGACAATATTAAACAATGTTACAGATTTACATGAACtactttgatttttctttcatgcCTCCCCTGTTTCATATAATTTGGCTCTGGTAGGTGAAAATGATGCTTAATGAAATTAACAGGAACTCTTTCCACGCCTGTAACTCATTAGTGTTTATTTACAACGAAAAGCAAGAATGTGGGCTAAAGGCGAcacgttgttgttgttattatctgcactgtgcatgtatgaacagtTATGTTGCGTGTTTTACGAAAAGCGTTTACTGTTTGTTCACGTAGATAACGCTGTACAATAATGTAAAGTATAATAATCCCCCTGCATCTCACTGCGACACATACCGTCAACGTGTTAGCCTAGCTAGCTAAGCTTATTGTTTatctgaaaaaaacagactCACCCGAGATTCATGCCTACAGAGTGTTTACCGAGACGGCGGCTTGTTCACCGGCAAccttataaaaacagaaacggacggttaataaatgatttataattgGAGGAAAGCGCTTTTGTCCAGCCCTGGCTGACCGCACTGCCTGGCAGGCTGCAAGGTCCTGGTTGTTAAATTGTGTATGTTGGTTGCTGTCAACGACCAAGAACGGCTTCACTGATTGGTTAATTTTTTCTTCGCCGCAAAATG
It encodes:
- the ccdc66 gene encoding coiled-coil domain-containing protein 66 isoform X2, with product MNLGDGLLFELENGKPKLIVLSHGVEKNPVKQLSFRPRAANILSSRQPSCVEEVQVERPARQQAGRHRDRRVKAGGAASSFTSSTTADGGKSTTLTTSKTREHHTAGGGAKAEPKVKSDRHQQSSTVGSRRANGKKGALQNRSGGKAGLKDTLPSGDTGLKDNVVCLTSEQLQHILNTVQTSSNGQHPPEDHRTNGTERNETDSKSGSSANDRGGGEMKEEDGGGGGGGGGEEIQKGGVTDTTGASQDKDNRSSGCLFSWLEERQSESRAAMDAKKAQWRRELNEQVALKQQQQQQCSAPGRLQVEEDTESVLSVRSSLSHREQPAAIRSSLRLGEVTPVEEVLSVERREEQRRRWLEELNQQRDEATERRRREKVLQSQTEDHELWAAHFDSLQRRLPVQTTAPSAPSAPPPAPHGGSERGEWDPSSSLSLVWDATSSCGAESVGGASVDMTSGYPTRTSYLRTMTALLDPIQIEERERRRLKQLEQQRAIEAQVEERRRQREREEARRREEEEEEERRVELEREMLQRQYELDTLREKQKAEEPDKDQDDGKQEETQESREVSRQGERLEEKVSGPVFPLKDTAVQTEAAPSLLHRADRVQTPEVSAQYQPPASLSAAPPNSKNRAVRTGKENICLPAGGGGGGGGRGGDPYDAFARTDRSRREKRRPEWNTQRPSRRFVPASERYPAALQRNRQESRLKRQAELLALQERTRLPRTDPPPPPPPPQNQEPRLCSNPTQTRTSPARRVESVSRGQSVSAAVYIERGRSPPVPAIRHNVQSQQASTSPPPPLEFIPYVRTDEVFNLDPLEPADTPPPHSPTAPQSSASPPAPSHRDPLLHPELLRNSHTHRQQEILRGLAQLRQGLLQKQRELETDLNPRLKRHDNQRRSPSTTHQM
- the ccdc66 gene encoding coiled-coil domain-containing protein 66 isoform X6; the protein is MNLGDGLLFELENGKPKLIVLSHGVEKNPVKLSFRPRAANILSSRQPSCVEEVQVERPARQQAGRHRDRRVKAGGAASSFTSSTTADGGKSTTLTTSKTREHHTAGGGAKAEPKVKSDRHQQSSTVGSRRANGKKGALQNRSGGKAGLKDTLPSGDTGLKDNVVCLTSEQLQHILNTVQTSSNGQHPPEDHRTNGNETDSKSGSSANDRGGGEMKEEDGGGGGGGGGEEIQKGGVTDTTGASQDKDNRSSGCLFSWLEERQSESRAAMDAKKAQWRRELNEQVALKQQQQQQCSAPGRLQVEEDTESVLSVRSSLSHREQPAAIRSSLRLGEVTPVEEVLSVERREEQRRRWLEELNQQRDEATERRRREKVLQSQTEDHELWAAHFDSLQRRLPVQTTAPSAPSAPPPAPHGGSERGEWDPSSSLSLVWDATSSCGAESVGGASVDMTSGYPTRTSYLRTMTALLDPIQIEERERRRLKQLEQQRAIEAQVEERRRQREREEARRREEEEEEERRVELEREMLQRQYELDTLREKQKAEEPDKDQDDGKQEETQESREVSRQGERLEEKVSGPVFPLKDTAVQTEAAPSLLHRADRVQTPEVSAQYQPPASLSAAPPNSKNRAVRTGKENICLPAGGGGGGGGRGGDPYDAFARTDRSRREKRRPEWNTQRPSRRFVPASERYPAALQRNRQESRLKRQAELLALQERTRLPRTDPPPPPPPPQNQEPRLCSNPTQTRTSPARRVESVSRGQSVSAAVYIERGRSPPVPAIRHNVQSQQASTSPPPPLEFIPYVRTDEVFNLDPLEPADTPPPHSPTEAPQSSASPPAPSHRDPLLHPELLRNSHTHRQQEILRGLAQLRQGLLQKQRELETDLNPRLKRHDNQRRSPSTTHQM
- the ccdc66 gene encoding coiled-coil domain-containing protein 66 isoform X3 yields the protein MNLGDGLLFELENGKPKLIVLSHGVEKNPVKLSFRPRAANILSSRQPSCVEEVQVERPARQQAGRHRDRRVKAGGAASSFTSSTTADGGKSTTLTTSKTREHHTAGGGAKAEPKVKSDRHQQSSTVGSRRANGKKGALQNRSGGKAGLKDTLPSGDTGLKDNVVCLTSEQLQHILNTVQTSSNGQHPPEDHRTNGTERNETDSKSGSSANDRGGGEMKEEDGGGGGGGGGEEIQKGGVTDTTGASQDKDNRSSGCLFSWLEERQSESRAAMDAKKAQWRRELNEQVALKQQQQQQCSAPGRLQVEEDTESVLSVRSSLSHREQPAAIRSSLRLGEVTPVEEVLSVERREEQRRRWLEELNQQRDEATERRRREKVLQSQTEDHELWAAHFDSLQRRLPVQTTAPSAPSAPPPAPHGGSERGEWDPSSSLSLVWDATSSCGAESVGGASVDMTSGYPTRTSYLRTMTALLDPIQIEERERRRLKQLEQQRAIEAQVEERRRQREREEARRREEEEEEERRVELEREMLQRQYELDTLREKQKAEEPDKDQDDGKQEETQESREVSRQGERLEEKVSGPVFPLKDTAVQTEAAPSLLHRADRVQTPEVSAQYQPPASLSAAPPNSKNRAVRTGKENICLPAGGGGGGGGRGGDPYDAFARTDRSRREKRRPEWNTQRPSRRFVPASERYPAALQRNRQESRLKRQAELLALQERTRLPRTDPPPPPPPPQNQEPRLCSNPTQTRTSPARRVESVSRGQSVSAAVYIERGRSPPVPAIRHNVQSQQASTSPPPPLEFIPYVRTDEVFNLDPLEPADTPPPHSPTEAPQSSASPPAPSHRDPLLHPELLRNSHTHRQQEILRGLAQLRQGLLQKQRELETDLNPRLKRHDNQRRSPSTTHQM
- the ccdc66 gene encoding coiled-coil domain-containing protein 66 isoform X5, which gives rise to MNLGDGLLFELENGKPKLIVLSHGVEKNPVKQLSFRPRAANILSSRQPSCVEEVQVERPARQQAGRHRDRRVKAGGAASSFTSSTTADGGKSTTLTTSKTREHHTAGGGAKAEPKVKSDRHQQSSTVGSRRANGKKGALQNRSGGKAGLKDTLPSGDTGLKDNVVCLTSEQLQHILNTVQTSSNGQHPPEDHRTNGNETDSKSGSSANDRGGGEMKEEDGGGGGGGGGEEIQKGGVTDTTGASQDKDNRSSGCLFSWLEERQSESRAAMDAKKAQWRRELNEQVALKQQQQQQCSAPGRLQVEEDTESVLSVRSSLSHREQPAAIRSSLRLGEVTPVEEVLSVERREEQRRRWLEELNQQRDEATERRRREKVLQSQTEDHELWAAHFDSLQRRLPVQTTAPSAPSAPPPAPHGGSERGEWDPSSSLSLVWDATSSCGAESVGGASVDMTSGYPTRTSYLRTMTALLDPIQIEERERRRLKQLEQQRAIEAQVEERRRQREREEARRREEEEEEERRVELEREMLQRQYELDTLREKQKAEEPDKDQDDGKQEETQESREVSRQGERLEEKVSGPVFPLKDTAVQTEAAPSLLHRADRVQTPEVSAQYQPPASLSAAPPNSKNRAVRTGKENICLPAGGGGGGGGRGGDPYDAFARTDRSRREKRRPEWNTQRPSRRFVPASERYPAALQRNRQESRLKRQAELLALQERTRLPRTDPPPPPPPPQNQEPRLCSNPTQTRTSPARRVESVSRGQSVSAAVYIERGRSPPVPAIRHNVQSQQASTSPPPPLEFIPYVRTDEVFNLDPLEPADTPPPHSPTEAPQSSASPPAPSHRDPLLHPELLRNSHTHRQQEILRGLAQLRQGLLQKQRELETDLNPRLKRHDNQRRSPSTTHQM
- the ccdc66 gene encoding coiled-coil domain-containing protein 66 isoform X4; translated protein: MNLGDGLLFELENGKPKLIVLSHGVEKNPVKQLSFRPRAANILSSRQPSCVEEVQVERPARQQAGRHRDRRVKAGGAASSFTSSTTADGGKSTTLTTSKTREHHTAGGGAKAEPKVKSDRHQQSSTVGSRRANGKKGALQNRSGGKAGLKDTLPSGDTGLKDNVVCLTSEQLQHILNTVQTSSNGQHPPEDHRTNGTERNETDSKSGSSANDRGGGEMKEEDGGGGGGGGGEEIQKGGVTDTTGASQDKDNRSSGCLFSWLEERQSESRAAMDAKKAQWRRELNEQVALKQQQQQQCSAPGRLQVEEDTESVLSVRSSLSHREQPAAIRSSLRLGEVTPVEEVLSVERREEQRRRWLEELNQQRDEATERRRREKVLQSQTEDHELWAAHFDSLQRRLPVQTTAPSAPSAPPPAPHGGSERGEWDPSSSLSLVWDATSSCGAESVGGASVDMTSGYPTRTSYLRTMTALLDPIQIEERERRRLKQLEQQRAIEAQVEERRRQREREEARRREEEEEEERRVELEREMLQRQYELDTLREKQKAEEPDKDQDDGKQEETQESRVSRQGERLEEKVSGPVFPLKDTAVQTEAAPSLLHRADRVQTPEVSAQYQPPASLSAAPPNSKNRAVRTGKENICLPAGGGGGGGGRGGDPYDAFARTDRSRREKRRPEWNTQRPSRRFVPASERYPAALQRNRQESRLKRQAELLALQERTRLPRTDPPPPPPPPQNQEPRLCSNPTQTRTSPARRVESVSRGQSVSAAVYIERGRSPPVPAIRHNVQSQQASTSPPPPLEFIPYVRTDEVFNLDPLEPADTPPPHSPTEAPQSSASPPAPSHRDPLLHPELLRNSHTHRQQEILRGLAQLRQGLLQKQRELETDLNPRLKRHDNQRRSPSTTHQM